A section of the Citrus sinensis cultivar Valencia sweet orange chromosome 8, DVS_A1.0, whole genome shotgun sequence genome encodes:
- the LOC102620395 gene encoding SMR domain-containing protein At5g58720 isoform X1 — MVRNHSNHGILIVGNYCHDVLIRNGTVLAETLGGAASFISNVLNGLSISCSLIAKVGHDFKYETSYRPIIVPTSKTTVFHAYFDSISAPSGHSDRVLKRVCSCEPITPSDLPDGKFDYGMAVGVGGEILPETLEKMLEICNVVLVDIQSVIRVFDSVDGTVNPVPLKESGFYHLLPKIGFLKASSEEALFMDVEEVRKLCCVVVTNGREGSEVYYRDGKVKVSPFLANQIDPTGAGDSFLGGLVTGLVQGLAVPDAALLGNFFGSITVAQIGLPKFDSRVLQRVKDEVQRRKLSCSERRDEEIEFTKPEGHEQFHSSLCAAKLVSACAMQECLKDFPGITREQGFLSQNNGQSKQLLNPLYDEPIKTTEGQCGYNVEKAMDVLLDLSALSNERSMNDDDDDDFTFKEDRRFITEHTDNFTDRASDCTSYSSESDLYDSIWSTGYNYRNNSKVLIGSEVPSPLKASDQSDLPQKVLESLFNISKSPQHEPTTMNWRNVVKKLQALGPRFDVSHSSSTEHQQELCAKGDEYQVFRKDAKQHWNSTKSCYQKASAAYSKGEWGYAAHLSEQGKSLTKLAQKADEKASHDIFKARNKSFENVITIDLHGQHVKPAMKLLKLHLVMVSYAQSVQTLRVITGCGSHGVGKSKLKQSVIELVENEGLHWSEENRGTVLIKLDGFREFSFLDTDSDYE; from the exons ATGGTGAGAAATCACTCAAATCACGGTATTCTAATCGTGGGAAATTACTGCCACGACGTTTTGATCCGAAACGGTACCGTTCTGGCCGAGACCCTCGGCGGGGCTGCCTCTTTCATTTCCAACGTCCTCAATGGCTTGTCCATTTCTTGCAGCCTGATTGCTAAAGTGGGtcatgattttaaatacgaaACTAGTTATCGTCCAATTATCGTGCCCACTTCTAAAACGACAGTTTTTCACGCGTATTTTGATTCGATTTCGGCTCCGAGTGGGCACTCAGATCGGGTCCTGAAACGGGTTTGCTCGTGTGAACCGATTACACCGTCGGATCTTCCAGATGGGAAGTTTGATTACGGGATGGCTGTTGGGGTTGGGGGAGAGATACTGCCTGAGACGCTGGAGAAAATGCTTGAAATTTGTAATGTAGTGCTTGTTGATATCCAATCTGTAATTAGAGTTTTTGATAGCGTTGATGGAACTGTGAATCCTGTGCCATTAAAAGAGAGTGgcttttatcatttattgCCCAAGATTGGATTTTTAAAGGCCTCTTCGGAGGAGGCTTTGTTTATGGATGTGGAAGAAGTAAGGAAGTTGTGTTGTGTTGTGGTGACTAACGGGAGAGAAGGGTCTGAAGTGTATTACAGAGATGGGAAAGTGAAGGTTTCGCCCTTTTTGGCTAATCAGATTGATCCAACGGGTGCTGGAGATAGTTTTTTAGGTGGGCTTGTGACGGGGTTGGTTCAGGGGTTGGCTGTGCCTGATGCTGCATTGCTTGGCAACTTTTTTGGGTCGATTACTGTTGCTCAGATTGGTTTGCCTAAATTTGATTCAAGGGTCTTGCAG AGAGTCAAGGATGAGGTGCAGAGAAGGAAGCTGAGCTGCAGTGAAAGAAGAGACGAAGAGATTGAGTTTACGAAGCCTGAAGGTCATGAACAATTCCACTCATCCCTTTGTGCAGCCAAACTAGTATCAGCTTGTGCCATGCAAGAATGTCTAAAAGACTTTCCTGGTATAACTAGAGAACAGGGTTTTCTCTCCCAGAACAATGGGCAATCTAAACAACTACTCAATCCTCTCTACGATGAGCCAATTAAAACCACGGAAG GTCAGTGCGGGTACAACGTTGAAAAG GCCATGGATGTGTTGCTTGATTTATCTGCTCTCTCCAATGAGCGGTCtatgaatgatgatgatgatgatgattttaccTTTAAGGAAGATAGACGATTCATCACTGAACATACTGACAAT tTTACAGATAGGGCATCTGATTGCACTTCTTATTCATCTGAAAGCGATCTATATGATAGCATATGGTCTACAGGCTATAATTACAG GAATAATTCGAAGGTTCTTATTGGTTCTGAAGTACCATCTCCACTTAAGGCAAGCGATCAGTCAGATCTTCCTCAAAAGGTGTTGGAATCTTTGTTTAACATATCCAAAAGTCCACAGCACGAACCTACCACAATGAATTGGAGGAATGTAGTTAAGAAATTGCAGGCACTAGGTCCTCGGTTTGATGTTAGTCACTCTAGCAGTACGGAACATCAGCAGGAACTTTGTG CTAAGGGAGATGAATATCAGGTGTTTAGAAAAGATGCAAAGCAACACTGGAATTCAACGAAATCCTGCTATCAGAAG GCCTCAGCCGCATATTCAAAAGGGGAATGGGGATATGCAGCCCACCTCTCCGAGCAG GGGAAGTCACTGACCAAATTAGCTCAAAAAGCTGATGAGAAGGCAAGCCATGATATATTTAAAGCTAG AAACAAGAGCTTTGAGAATGTGATAACAATTGATTTGCATGGCCAACATGTCAAGCCGGCAATGAAGCTTTTGAAACTTCACCTTGTGATGGTATCATATGCTCAAT CTGTTCAAACTCTCAGGGTTATCACGGGATGTGGTTCACATGGTGTGGGGAAATCAAAACTGAAACAGTCG GTAATTGAACTTGTGGAGAATGAAGGATTGCATTGGAGTGAAGAGAACCGAGGAACAGTTCTAATCAAGCTTGATGGATTCAGAGAGTTCAGCTTTCTGGATACTGATAGTGATTATGAGTAA
- the LOC102620395 gene encoding SMR domain-containing protein At5g58720 isoform X2, which produces MKEANRKKKKKRSRAAKPAPNNSSRDSNKPTATDGEEVQNDTKNQIIHSLTEAFGSVSLEEATSAFCEANGDVNKAEELLTALTEGNSEDPLTSSSVSGGSSSLDSGSSSGSWLGFGETSCVQNPVDYGNKKGGSRQKRVVAVSGMVANMLGKDYVRASPRKSGRFKGVGDDQSGFDKEEMEQFLYSMLGDECQFSMAVVRDVLCQCGYNVEKAMDVLLDLSALSNERSMNDDDDDDFTFKEDRRFITEHTDNFTDRASDCTSYSSESDLYDSIWSTGYNYRNNSKVLIGSEVPSPLKASDQSDLPQKVLESLFNISKSPQHEPTTMNWRNVVKKLQALGPRFDVSHSSSTEHQQELCAKGDEYQVFRKDAKQHWNSTKSCYQKASAAYSKGEWGYAAHLSEQGKSLTKLAQKADEKASHDIFKARNKSFENVITIDLHGQHVKPAMKLLKLHLVMVSYAQSVQTLRVITGCGSHGVGKSKLKQSVIELVENEGLHWSEENRGTVLIKLDGFREFSFLDTDSDYE; this is translated from the exons ATGAAGGAGGCcaatagaaagaagaagaagaagcggTCACGTGCTGCGAAACCAGCCCCCAACAATTCCTCACGTGACAGCAACAAACCGACAGCGACAGACGGCGAAGAAGTTCAGAACGACACCAAAAACCAAATCATCCACTCGTTAACGGAGGCTTTCGGTTCGGTCTCGCTGGAGGAAGCCACGTCAGCCTTTTGTGAAGCTAACGGAGACGTTAACAAAGCGGAGGAGCTTTTGACGGCCTTGACGGAGGGTAACAGCGAAGATCCGTTAACGTCGAGTTCGGTCTCGGGCGGATCGTCGAGCCTGGACTCGGGGTCAAGTTCGGGTTCATGGTTGGGGTTTGGTGAGACGAGCTGTGTGCAAAACCCAGTGGATTATGGTAATAAGAAGGGTGGGAGTAGGCAGAAGAGAGTCGTGGCTGTTTCAGGGATGGTTGCGAATATGTTGGGGAAAGATTATGTGAGGGCGAGTCCACGAAAGTCTGGGAGGTTTAAGGGGGTTGGTGACGATCAGAGTGGGTTTGACAAAGAGGAGATGGAGCAGTTTTTGTACTCCATGCTTGGAGACGAGTGCCAGTTTAGTATGGCTGTGGTTAGGGATGTGCTTT GTCAGTGCGGGTACAACGTTGAAAAG GCCATGGATGTGTTGCTTGATTTATCTGCTCTCTCCAATGAGCGGTCtatgaatgatgatgatgatgatgattttaccTTTAAGGAAGATAGACGATTCATCACTGAACATACTGACAAT tTTACAGATAGGGCATCTGATTGCACTTCTTATTCATCTGAAAGCGATCTATATGATAGCATATGGTCTACAGGCTATAATTACAG GAATAATTCGAAGGTTCTTATTGGTTCTGAAGTACCATCTCCACTTAAGGCAAGCGATCAGTCAGATCTTCCTCAAAAGGTGTTGGAATCTTTGTTTAACATATCCAAAAGTCCACAGCACGAACCTACCACAATGAATTGGAGGAATGTAGTTAAGAAATTGCAGGCACTAGGTCCTCGGTTTGATGTTAGTCACTCTAGCAGTACGGAACATCAGCAGGAACTTTGTG CTAAGGGAGATGAATATCAGGTGTTTAGAAAAGATGCAAAGCAACACTGGAATTCAACGAAATCCTGCTATCAGAAG GCCTCAGCCGCATATTCAAAAGGGGAATGGGGATATGCAGCCCACCTCTCCGAGCAG GGGAAGTCACTGACCAAATTAGCTCAAAAAGCTGATGAGAAGGCAAGCCATGATATATTTAAAGCTAG AAACAAGAGCTTTGAGAATGTGATAACAATTGATTTGCATGGCCAACATGTCAAGCCGGCAATGAAGCTTTTGAAACTTCACCTTGTGATGGTATCATATGCTCAAT CTGTTCAAACTCTCAGGGTTATCACGGGATGTGGTTCACATGGTGTGGGGAAATCAAAACTGAAACAGTCG GTAATTGAACTTGTGGAGAATGAAGGATTGCATTGGAGTGAAGAGAACCGAGGAACAGTTCTAATCAAGCTTGATGGATTCAGAGAGTTCAGCTTTCTGGATACTGATAGTGATTATGAGTAA